The sequence below is a genomic window from Glycine max cultivar Williams 82 chromosome 20, Glycine_max_v4.0, whole genome shotgun sequence.
gatatcaacatcggtttttaccgAAACTAATATTAACTTATACATACAACGTTGGTTTttagtaaaaaccgatgttgtatgtatatattaacatcggtttttccaacaaccgatgttgtatgttaatatatacatacaacattaatttttactaaaaaatgatgttatttattggatttttttaatgtgttgtctgtttttttaataaccccAAATTAGCTAGCAAATTTAAAAGCAGAACCATAATAGATAATTTTCATTATGTTTTCAAACAAGTTTTAGCAGAAATTCAATAAAAGTTTGATtatttactatgaattaaaagaatatttaatgtgcatataacataaattataaaaaattaaattaactaaactaCAAATCCAAAATTGCTTAAAcactaattgtttcatttttaactttcaaataataggTTGCCCATTGGATGTGAAACGTCTTTAATCTCtttggttccaatggtctagcatAATTGGAATACtgtatgatataataaaacatatgttaataatatataataccaattataacaaaatgaaatacgtttgaattaaacaattatcatttcccaattattcttgaaaattcctaagattatagttgacatccaatgcatgagATAATActcacactcagtgcttcctttttttattacactaaatacattatgaaatttagatattcaatgttaagtaAAAATTAGTCTACatagatttaaaatataactagaagcattgtttaaagggcttactttaacaacaatccacctagcaacagacttggatttactttgtggagtatcatcaaatcctttcaaagcactgttcaATACACACATGGATgcgtattgtacaattaaaaaattgatgttcccgactaatgctaatgcaaatgtattgataaatataactgacctgttaataattcctttgaggtagttgtctggcctattatgcaatgaacaaaatcaGATGACAatattttccttaggcaaaatgacgaccatttgtcAATGTGCACTACAGTGGAGaacaatataagttattatattattatacattatttaaatttaattgtttagtttgacttacccattcaagcaggctcctaggtacacatcccTCTTTGAATTTCACATCCAATgcttaatataactttttgattcaaattgtgattgcccagatctTTATATGGACCGTGGcttgaggaatccatacacatcaacATTCCCAGCTCGTATACTTGTCTGATCATAAgtctattgttgttaaaataaagtaaattatgtatgaatttaaaacaataagttgggtaataaacaataatgtaaattgacttacagaattcACAATTGTATAATATAGAAGCTGGGatattgaccaccgtgtgctattTCAGATAGATCTTCATGGTTTATGTACAAGGGAAAGTTGTCATTAAACACCCCAAAtacggtagcatcccacataatcTGCAATGACTTAAGAAAAAgatgtgggatggtcaatgccatcagatataggggatcatcgacaTCATGATTCAGCCTATCTACAGGTTTCTCCTGTTTATCCAACacagttaattaacataatttaattatagtgaacactttaattggaaaaaaaattaatgacagtGAAATACATGTTCTGATAAATGCTTGACAAGATGTATTGACCAAGCAACGAAAGTGTTAAGTGCCCGCCCTGCTTACTGAACCTCTTGGGTGGGTACAGGAATGGGAGAATCTTCATCTCTCACTTCCTCAACACTAAACTTGATTTGATTATGGCGCAAAGGCATGTTGTGAACGATTGTCGAcccctcataaagtcttcctaggGAAACCAGGTGGGGAGGATTTTCTTTGATGTACAACCTGTATTTCTCTGAGTCACCCGTGTCTGGGTCATTCCCTAAGGGGTCAACATGACTCTTCTTTGTGCTAACATGAGCAACTAAAGGACCAACCTTAGGCTCAAGAGGTagtgcaagtccctgtgattgcatctgtGACTGAAACTGGGACTACATCTGGCTGAAGGACAACATTAGTTGTTAAGTCACTCTTTTTAGTGATCAACTCCTCCAACTGGTCCCTGATCTTTGGTGTTAAATGCTCCAGGTCTTCGGGATTCATGGAGGAAGAAGTGTAGGAGGTCCTTGGAGTCAgtccaaagtattgtttgatcATGACACTGGCTCTAGTAGGACGCATACGACTAGGGTGTTCTGGTtgcccaatggcagcagtcagtACATCCTGACATCCATGGGTGACAAAGGAACCCTGTGAGGCCTGCTCCTCTAAGGAATCTTGTAACAAACACATTTATTGGTTTACTCAATCAcacaataaacataataattgcAATTGACAATTGAAAATCTTttcagcaatttcctttgctgcctcagacgtcatttagctagttttcttggtgcgggtcatcttccacttcacgtgtcatTTGATGGGAGATGAAGGATCAATCATGGTGTTAGTGCTTCTAGATTTAGCAGCTTCCTctagttgtttctttttcttctcatccATAAACTTGTTTTCtagatattcataacccccatgaAACAACACATGAAGGGCAgtgttttgtttctaaatggCTTGTGCCTTATTTCTCACATCCtttaaaaattaagcattatTCAAAGTTATTATTACTGACAATAGTAAgtaaatttaatgtttaaaacaatgaaaatcacaaagttacctcccacgaagggtctctgcgaCTCTGACAAAATTGGGTCCAGTTCTCTTTGCTAATGTTGTACTTTCACAAACAATGTCATCGACACCATCCTTGTcggctgcaagtgcccatttcgATGTTAAATTAGACTTGAACTGTCTCCACCGCTCCCCTATGgtttgaagtattttctttttcgtCCTCAAATCAAatgcttcagggatatcaaatttagCCCAACAAACGAAAATCACATTTTATTGTTAGTAtagtaaattacaattttattgttaatcaTCAAAATGCAGTATTTAAGTCAAATACTTGAATATCcttccatatcaaatccttctggtTAGCAGGGACTTGTTTCCAATTCTTATATGTCACATCTACCTTATCGCGAGCAACGATCCCTAGATATGTTCTTAACTTCCTTTTGTAGGGACTGTCGGCTTTCCAAGTTACAAGATCCACATGGACCAAGGGTATCTTTGCCCCAACTAGTCTAGTAGCTAATGATCTCAGCTGGGTCGCTTTTCTTGTCCTCTTCATGGTAGAAGGTGAATGTGATGTTGAAtcagtaggaggaggaggatgagGAGGGGAGCTGGGTGGTATAGCCATTTGcttgttaagaaaaaaacattaattttaaaaatgatcataaaagtattttatgttatgtaactgaataaactaaaatgaagcacatataacaaaattatactagaaaatgttaattaattctctttatcatgatcattatgatttGCATGAacatcgtcagcttcttcttctctgacGATGTTTGGCAAgctttgtgtggacaaaggactaacataagtatcaatgaGTGAATCATCATCTTTAACATTATCACTAATTGTTTTCTCGTGTAGAACCAttgaccacctttcatcacaagggtcttgaacacAAAATACCtatttagcttgttctgccatgatgaatggGTCATTTTGGTAAGCGAGTTTCTAAAATTTACCAAcataaatcctacatcatcggtCCGCACATCGATATTGCTGTCAACCCACTTATATTTGAAAACACAGATAGTGAATTTGAATAGTTTAGCTCCCAGATTTCTTCAATAaaaccaaagtaagggatgaaagctacacaaggattgtcatcatgtacactagtgaagtgttgagattcatccCTTATGGTAACcccactattttgcattgtacttttctcgtcttgtgcttatgtatagaaggaatacttgtttatatcgtatccttgctgtcataccctaatttcgtccagggaccttcatttgctaacattttgattcttgctagtcGAATTGAGCTGCTTGACACCAGTTGTCGCGCTATCCGAAAGGTTTTTTTGACATTTcggaaaataatatgaaaaataccCAAAAGAGAGGGCAAAAGAGTCATTTAGAAGATTTTTCTGAACCCTGACTTGCTtgggccaccaaataacttcatggtgaagtaactagctcgcctaggtgagctcaaatcacctgggcgagcaaggttgcttcaggAAGAAGtaacagctcgcctgggcgagctgtcaTGACCCTAAATGctttgttttgctataaataggcgtgaagaGGGGTTGAGAGGGGGGTTCTGAGGTCCAGAGGTGAAAGattggagagaaagaagagaaaaagaagctaaatcaTTGTCGAATTGTGACTATAACCAATTTCTACATCATTCTTCATTCATTCTTTGTCCGGTTAGTGTTtgtctttaaggatttgaacatgATTCATGAACCCTTAGGGGTTCTCTTTAttattttgtgcatcttcatctatTTCTCCTATTATCggtgatcatttttttttaaaagtaagttttaaccgatcattagtaccgcaagttatctttaaaaaaggattgaaggttaataagcaaaaatcaagataaaaccaactcataactaattttttttttttttttatcaaatatcacttgagatcatttcaaggtccaatgccttaacgactctctcctcttttaaaaaatcaaaaggttattttaaggtccaacgccttaatgattcttttcgcttttcaaagtttaaaagacagtttcaaggtccaatgccttaagagtgtgtttggatgaggaaatttaaaattctagagaatttaaaattttgagaatttcaaattcttcaatttaaattccttcatttctaaaattttgtgtttggataagaaattagatttcttcatttttaaaattttgtgtttggataatgaaattaaatttcttcattttcaaaattttgtgtttggataaggaaattgaatttatttatttttaaaatttcttattttgataaaataatcaaatgcattctcttttaaaattttatattttaataaaacaattttttaataaaataattatttttttcattaataaattctATGTACTATTTATCGAGTGTGATATTCCAATAAATATGTACTATTTTAatctatttcaattaaaaatatataatttaactatttaaattattatttcatttacgaCACACTACACCACTCACAACATAAACAATATTTAGTATCATTTCACCTTAGAATGTTATTTAGAAGTCTATAGATGAAACTTGTTTTTTTGCCAAAGTCATTGGTCAGTAATGcaattacaccaaaaaaaacttagacggaaataaaatctagtcacAAAATAAGTCCaacttacaaaataattttgaattttctaatTGCATTTGCTTCAACACAGGAATTCCTTCACATATTTTCTGCAAAAGAAGACATAATGTTAAGTGTCACTAAACAAATCatatttgttaaaacataatttgttatataaaatgaaagataTAAATGTAAAACATAATTATACAACATCAACATACTTGTCATGATATCAAACGTACCTGTAATTTGACATTAAGGCATAAAAGATAAGATGTAATCCTCTTTCTCATCCAATGGAAGAGCTTTTATAATCGCAAACTTAATGGGATTTTCTGTCAACCAATCAATTGCTCTATGTCTAAGTGCACCATTAAAATTAGGTATATTATCTAGCTCACTCACCACTTCATGTACCACTTCTTGAGCTTCTTTTATCTCCATCTTCTTCTTTGTCACTTCAACAAATTCTTTCAATGACTCGGCTACTTCTTTCATTGAGGAAATCATCCCTTCTTTCTCTCCACTCTTACTTGGCGAATGTTTTTTCTCGTGGCAGAACTTGATCCCTCTAAGTCAAAACTCACACTATGAATTACTTCCtcttcatttgtttctttgctcaTGATATCATCTGCATCTAATGCATTTTCTGCTCCGAGTCCAGTAGCTCTATCCTTTGCACATAGGTCAACAATATCATCCCAATTAGGAATGACTTTGAATCGAAATCGTTTGACCTCTTCATGTGacttgaaaaaaatagaaacatgttaATAACAACACAAATAACAACtactattgaataaaattaaaagataattggcTACCTTAACATATTCATTccatgcaatttcattttcaacgATAATCATGTACTTTGTGCTATCCCAGTCAAATCCACTTTGACTAAGAATGTCACTCATAATTCCATACCATGTTCTCCAAAGCTTAAAACGATTCTTAACATTATCTGCCATGAGGTGAACTCCAAAACGCTTGGACAAAATTTGAGCTGCAGTACTATATGCTACTGCTTTCCAATTTCCATCACCTTTATTGCCCAAATTTCTTTGATCTCTAAGCACTTCAGCTAGCACACGTTCCATTTCCAAGTTCCATGCGAAAGGTGAGACATGTAAAATTAGCATTCTAcgaaagtataaaattaactacacataaaaagaaaacaaaatccaaagtattataaaatacaaaaatccaAAGTATCACACATACATGAGTATAGAGTCAATTACACATAAGAAACAAAATCCAAATCCACTAAAAACATCTCCCTAATCAAAGTTTCTTCTTATTTGATAGGTGGCAAACATATTCATTGCTAAAGTATCACAGAATCTTGTCCATTCCTCAGTTGCTTGGATAGTTGTGACTTCATCTCCAATATTATTTGTGACTCTTTCCATTTGTTGATTGATTAACTCATTGTCAACAACAGATAAAAGTTCCAAGTCTTGGGCTTCCAAAATTGGATCACTATGTTGTTCATTTCTTATGAAATTATGTAGCATGAAACAAGCATTAATAATTCTTATGtgtttttatatcaaaaaaagaaggagttcTTAATATACTCCATCTTTTCTTCAATACCCCAAATGACCTTTCAATAACATTCCTTGCACTTGCATGACGAAGATTAAATAACTCCTTGTAGTTTTGAGGAGTGTTTCTGATCCACTCATTAAGATGATATCTAGTCCCTCGATAAGGTGCTAAAAATCCAGGGCCATTTGTATACCCCACATCCacaagaaaatatttacctacaatggttaaaaaaaatattatatataaaagtatgcatatttcttttatatgttaaataaagTTTCATCATTTCATGATATTACCATTTGGTATATGGAGACAATTTTGACGACGCAAAGCATCTCGCAATACTCGAGAATCTCCTGCTAACCCTTCCCACCCGGGCAACACATATATAAACCTTAAATCTGGACCACAAACTCCTAAAACATTTGTAGAGATATCACCTTTTTTATTACGATATCTAGGTCTATCTTCTGCAGAAACTGTTACTGGAATATGCATCCCATCAAGTGCTCCAATCGAATTCTAAaaacattccaaaataaaaaaataagtcacAGTCACTTAAAGTACCTTATAATTACTAACAAATGACAAACTTACCTTAAACCATCTCCATTTGTTTTCCACCGAGCCCTCTAGATTATACTCATGAAACTTCAAATATTCTTTGCTTACTTTCATTATAGCTCGCAGGACATTCTTGAATTGCCTACTAATTGTTTCCATGGATCTACAATAACTAAAGTGCACAACTCTATACTTTAGGTTGTGAGCAAGGATATGCAAAAACATTGCCACAACTTCATCTATAggaacattttttgtttttaccaaTTGCCCTTTCTCTTGTAAAATTCTACAAAGcttaaaaaatgtctttttactGACCCTTAATTGTTCAATGCAATCAGTTTCTGTTCCCCTGTATAGACGATTGAGGAAACTATGCCTTTCTAATTCCAAATTTTGGGTAGGTTCCTTAACAAAATACTTGTCATGATACCAAGTCAGTGCACCCAAAAGCATAGTGACAACACtaacaataatgaaaaatacttgttcaagttcttcttcctcctcttcatcTCTTCTACATTTTCTTGAAGTAGCCAAAGCATCAACTATACTACTTTCCATTTCTTGACTATCCACACTATATAActaaaagaaaagtaatataataacaaaggaTTAATTAGGCAGTTGATGCATATGCTTATCaagaataatgataaaaattcaattgaacaatcaatagaaattcaaatacaTCATTACCATCTCTTATCAAACATGTGTCAtactcaagaaaaaaaaaaagacaaagcaAGATGTGAAGGTAGAAAAGGACCACGTATATGCACTTTCTTCCTTCGTATGTAGTCCtctcttttttatgtttatatattgaAACACTAATCAATGCCAGGATATATCCATCTTAATTATATTGTTTAACTTGGTAGCACCAGTGTACTCTTTATCCTAGCTAAGAAGCCATGTattaacaatttaacatctGGTTCAGGTTTAAGGCTCTACTATAAGACCCAGGACCAATATatcaattacataaaaataaatttttctttcaaaagcggacatataataaaaagaaataaattaaaggagtataaaataatttaaaattcagtCCTACTGACGTGTgctcaaaaaattataaagaattaataaatagaaaacctgtatttaaaattactactataatgaaaatatatcatTACAATAAATAGAGTTGCAGATGTAGGGTGTCCTGGctataatatatattgtttcaGACATAAGTAATTTCTTACGCTCATATCATGCTGGTTTATTCATACATGCTTTAAGTAACTCCATATGGCTGGAAAAGCTGAGATCAATGAACTAGTTCACAGTTGCAGAGATGTACGAATACGAGGAGGGGCagtatatttatttacatacatgcatatgtACTAGTGGAAACTTATGCTAAATATCTGAAACTTTACTCATTAAAAATACTATAACTAATGTTTTGTTTGACGACCAAAAAACTCTTTGAAAAAGAATCTAGCTACGTAATATATGAAGAATCCTGAAACTTTGCTTGATCAATTTTTTATGGAGGCACATGGCAGGGTTGTTGTCGGCTTGAGAATGGATAAAAGCATATCTGACAAGGATTCGGGAGCTCTTGAAGAAGGTTTTGATTTTTGCTTGCCTGAGGTTTTGATTCATGGGAGGTTCTTCTGAGTTTGAGACTTTGGATAGATAATACTTATCTTCACTCAATCCTTTCAAGGTCAGTTAATTAAGTCAttcatgtaattaattatttcaatttgttTACTGTTATATCATTGTTATGTATTAAATATAAGGATTCATCACATCCAACAGTAATTGATTCTTTTATTGGATTATTGAGCTAACCCAGTTGGCATTTCTGGTAGAATATTGGTTTATTCATTTTCTATAAACAGGAAATGCAAGTTGTGTTATTTAAGTTCtacattattcttttctttaaggagaagattggatttttttttttttacttctgatTTAGTGTTTCTAGACTGGATCTGATTatattcacttttttctttatcagTTGAACTCCATATGATTTATTCATATACGATTGTAACACAAACTTAATACATACATGCTTTTAGTTTCAAACCAACATTCATGTATGACACAATGCTAGGACACCCTAcatctgcaaaaaaaaatatattactcatACATATGGTTTATTCATACATGCTTTAAGTAATTTGCACATATCTGGTGTACTCATAAATATATGGTTTATTCATACATGGTCAATTaggattattatataaatatattcctCTATGAGGAAatcaataaatgaaaaatgagtTGCTATTTTATCTTCTTCATAGTTTTTATATAGTCTTTTATTGTGTTTTCTTAGGAGTAGTGGTAGTGTAGTATTCTGCACTCTAGTTTAGGCATAGTTCAATATTacaaaattagtttttcttgacttatatattttaattttatcataccTAAAGGCAGCCTAAAATAAGAAAGCGGGGGTGAACTTAAATTCCTAGAAGCCTAAAATTAGAAGGCGTTTATGAACTTAAACCCCATCAAGGAATGAATACCATGGTCCATATTCTATTTAGTATTGTATCAACAAATTTCCAATTACTAACATTGCTAATATATATAGTCTTTAATAATGGTACAAGGATTTTAAAAGTGTCATGAGCACCTTAAAGTCTGAAATCATGCAATAAGAAGACCTCTTCTCATTAAGTTCAGCTTTGGACATTTATGTTCGATATAGGAGTAAACTATAGCAAACTAAATTAAGTGAAACCTAGCTGAAATAGCTCAATTAGGAAAGGGAAATTATGTCAAGATAAATGGCAAATCTGGTGTACTGTGAGTTATCCCTAGAAAGTTTGGAAACCGTATCATATAGTGTAATGGAAAAGGCAGAGACATATCAGATTATTGGAGATACCAAAATTCTTGTATTCAATAAGAGCAAGGATAtcactttaaagtttaaaccagCAGAATATATGCTAATGCTATGCTATCATTGTCAATCCAGCTTCATCATTACTGCATTTTGAAAACCATAGCAAAAAGtctcttttttctctatttctatAAGGTTCATCAGAGTATATATCCTAGTGTTTTAACTTGTTACATTCAAATTGTTCGTCTAGGACATGGGACATGAATCGAAGTTAACATATGTTGGATATCAATACTgtatattttaaagtataagCATACAAAAAAACTggttcttttattaatatactaGAGAACTTCATTCTTAAATTCTGAATTGATAATCCTCTGTTAACACGAGTATAAAAAGCTACTCAAGAAGGAATTTATCAGCATGATGAGAAAGTTATTCACCTTCAACTTTGAAAGAAATTCCTATAACTTGTAACAAATTTACAGGCTTCACTGTAAAGAACATGACAGGGCTCTCAGGTAAGATTTGTTTGGTTTTATTCCAAtttcttttgaaatatattttaagctGTTGAGATTATTGGTTCATTCCAATCTGGCAAAACTTACAATCTCACATAAAGTAAAGTTAAGTTATATGAAGTGTAGTGGGGACAtgcatgaattttattttggtttggttttcaGATGATCCGAGGAACAAGCacttgaaagagtttgaaggaGCTTTCAAGTTAAGTCATATAGAATACATCTTGAAGCAATGTATAAATTAGTGATCAATATTTGTTTATTGAACACACTTCGCACAAAAACAAGAGAAAACCTCAatacaatgaaaatatataataacataaaaaagttcaatcttaaATGTCTCAATGTCTTGTTTTAACAGCAACTAAATTCTTAAATTGATAAGATTTTCTCACTCTAAAGAAGAACAAGACAAAAACAATAGGAAGATCATAAACAACTAGTAAATAACATTTAGACAGATCATTCATACAGAATATAGAATCTGCGCACAAACAAGGCACAATAAGAATTAGAAATTCCAGCACAAACTACATATCATATGAAAATAGACAAGAAATAAATGAACACCGTGATTTCTAGATCTATGCCTTATTACGCTTAGATTGAACAATAAAGATAGAGATAGAAATAATAATCGTAggaataatgaaaaatgaaccATATATTTGAAAAGTGCATTGATGGAGGCGAGAACTGACCTTGCTTGTGATCGGCACCTTTTTCAGAATAATGCAGAGGGAGAAACTGTtgcaagagaaagagaagagtggAAAACTTTGCAAGAATGAACGATCGAGAGAGAACCTATCAAAATCCTAACACAAtcaccttctttttcttcttcctttccgaTGCAGTC
It includes:
- the LOC112997659 gene encoding uncharacterized protein, which produces MLILHVSPFAWNLEMERVLAEVLRDQRNLGNKGDGNWKAVAYSTAAQILSKRFGVHLMADNVKNRFKLWRTWYGIMSDILSQSGFDWDSTKYMIIVENEIAWNEYVKSHEEVKRFRFKVIPNWDDIVDLCAKDRATGLGAENALDADDIMSKETNEEEVIHSVSFDLEGSSSATRKNIRQVRVERKKG
- the LOC102667665 gene encoding protein ALP1-like, producing MESSIVDALATSRKCRRDEEEEEELEQVFFIIVSVVTMLLGALTWYHDKYFVKEPTQNLELERHSFLNRLYRGTETDCIEQLRVSKKTFFKLCRILQEKGQLVKTKNVPIDEVVAMFLHILAHNLKYRVVHFSYCRSMETISRQFKNVLRAIMKVSKEYLKFHEYNLEGSVENKWRWFKNSIGALDGMHIPVTVSAEDRPRYRNKKGDISTNVLGVCGPDLRFIYVLPGWEGLAGDSRVLRDALRRQNCLHIPNGKYFLVDVGYTNGPGFLAPYRGTRYHLNEWIRNTPQNYKELFNLRHASARNVIERSFGVLKKRWSILRTPSFFDIKTHKNY